A portion of the Polaribacter cellanae genome contains these proteins:
- a CDS encoding LytR/AlgR family response regulator transcription factor yields the protein MYNCIIVDDEPLARELIESYLNKLPNFKLVASCANAIEASSILSLEKVDLLFLDIEMPVLKGTTFLKNLANKPKVIFTTAYRDYALDSYELDAIDYLLKPIFFERFFLAIQKFLRTYNSSNLITENKNKRNNYVFVNKAKKQIKIDFDAILYLESFKDYIKIHFKEDTLMIKESISAFEKKIDKRFIRIHRSYIVNTHKITAFTKNDVEVGKIEIPIGNSYKENLIPFFNSI from the coding sequence ATGTATAATTGTATAATTGTAGATGATGAGCCTTTAGCAAGAGAACTTATAGAAAGTTATTTAAATAAATTACCCAATTTTAAATTGGTAGCTTCTTGCGCCAATGCAATTGAAGCGAGTAGTATTTTAAGTTTAGAAAAAGTAGATTTACTTTTTTTAGATATAGAAATGCCTGTTTTAAAAGGCACAACTTTTCTAAAAAATTTGGCAAACAAACCAAAAGTAATTTTTACAACGGCTTATAGAGATTATGCTTTAGATAGTTACGAATTAGATGCTATAGATTATTTGTTAAAACCCATTTTTTTTGAACGATTTTTTTTAGCCATCCAAAAATTCTTAAGAACTTATAATTCTAGTAATTTAATAACTGAAAATAAGAATAAAAGAAATAATTATGTATTTGTAAATAAAGCTAAAAAACAGATTAAAATAGATTTTGATGCAATTTTATACTTAGAAAGTTTTAAAGATTATATTAAGATACATTTTAAAGAAGATACCTTAATGATTAAAGAAAGCATCTCTGCTTTTGAGAAAAAAATTGATAAAAGGTTTATTAGAATTCACAGATCTTACATAGTAAACACCCATAAAATTACAGCGTTTACTAAAAATGATGTGGAAGTTGGTAAAATTGAAATTCCTATAGGAAATAGTTACAAAGAAAATTTAATTCCTTTTTTTAATTCTATTTAA
- a CDS encoding sensor histidine kinase has translation MLKKAKQFLANSKFRYLIFGIIIFLFSASTSSWYFSTTEELIITYAIRATLQITMAFVILELLIPKLLYQQRKNAFIFSFVITLLTYYIVCTLIYMNYFEPTFPKTYAVYVKRFVDASFIGRLTNFSEFIVKSLYLLYPTLLLLIFKLLVEKQHLLHLNEQKKIAELAALKNQLNPHFLFNTLNNLYALTLKKSDAAPKVIQKLSEILDYILYRCNDDYVSLDKEIELIENYLSLEKIRYADRVKISFEKNITGKEKIAPLLLLTFVENAFKHGVVNEIDKAKINIKILKNKEQLIFTVENSKPLTVNSKTNKESIGLQNIKKQLELLYPRAYNLIIENKTNWFSANLKLDNV, from the coding sequence ATGCTTAAAAAAGCAAAACAATTTTTAGCAAACTCAAAATTTAGATATCTAATTTTTGGAATCATAATTTTTCTTTTTTCTGCATCAACTTCCAGTTGGTACTTCTCCACCACAGAAGAATTAATAATTACTTACGCTATAAGAGCAACACTGCAAATTACAATGGCTTTTGTTATTTTAGAACTCTTAATTCCTAAACTTTTATACCAACAAAGAAAAAATGCTTTTATATTTTCTTTTGTAATTACTTTATTAACCTATTATATAGTTTGTACGCTAATTTATATGAATTATTTTGAGCCGACTTTTCCTAAAACGTATGCAGTTTATGTAAAACGTTTTGTAGATGCTTCTTTTATAGGAAGATTAACTAATTTTAGCGAATTTATTGTAAAAAGTTTGTATCTATTGTATCCAACTTTGTTGTTGTTAATTTTTAAATTATTGGTAGAAAAACAGCATTTGCTTCATTTAAATGAGCAGAAAAAAATAGCTGAATTGGCTGCTTTAAAAAATCAATTGAATCCGCATTTTTTATTTAACACTCTAAATAATTTATATGCATTAACCTTAAAAAAATCGGATGCTGCACCAAAGGTTATTCAAAAACTTTCAGAAATTTTAGATTATATTTTATATAGATGTAATGATGATTATGTTTCTTTAGACAAAGAAATAGAATTGATTGAAAATTACCTTTCTCTAGAAAAAATTAGATATGCAGATCGAGTAAAAATTTCTTTCGAGAAAAATATTACAGGAAAAGAAAAAATTGCACCACTTTTATTATTAACCTTTGTAGAAAACGCTTTTAAACATGGTGTTGTTAATGAAATCGATAAAGCAAAAATAAATATTAAAATATTAAAAAATAAAGAGCAATTAATTTTTACTGTAGAAAATAGTAAACCTTTAACAGTAAATTCTAAAACAAATAAAGAATCTATAGGCTTACAAAATATTAAAAAACAGCTAGAATTATTATACCCTAGAGCTTATAATTTAATAATAGAGAATAAAACAAACTGGTTTTCTGCCAACTTAAAATTAGATAATGTATAA